The Glycine soja cultivar W05 chromosome 8, ASM419377v2, whole genome shotgun sequence genome has a window encoding:
- the LOC114422193 gene encoding protein LNK1-like: MTQKERMQEKDSWPHTPEDVFSSCGSDSSKEAKRLTSDNTGMSDHCFKSSNFDSGGCELCEDDTILGDKCVVENDSACQYPTNHISQADNELSFLDNDGWLDIGDFEDVDRMLSCDLTFGTGSLNNEEEFCWLSSCHGAEGSDDAFKSDFKFSYAEMSPLKNISDYNMDSKESIVGLPINDSNKRSSPVDEKIRSQMDVIDDCVPAPLSMFSESDSDMKSVNIDDLLPKEKLQRKLPKPSVGRRKNGYLQNGGSVHPYAAPEQYADTKQSFGSSSSGVTSLDSIQKHKLNIDSDSLVCIQTQIPMTRPDYSHAPNHTPLFPTLSGSRSEHDGHLSPLKESSYASNMESSNGHSLEPAALKTNENREKLYHCCDGTLLSSNFKNENMPNQMPFHSLGSAQQVGHQFENENEGHSEVQGVGLGFSPEIDSSTVQESSSMGSALDQASPEANSFCHLQQIMDQLDIKTKMCIRDSLYRLAKSAEQRHNNSNANGCIGDDETCKAMMAQDANRCAGLMDMETDTNPIDRSVAHLLFHRPSDPSVLLPNETLPFKSSATMHNGSVINPPVKTEKQVCQEDSTGVEKKVLQGNTS, encoded by the exons ATGACccaaaaagaaagaatgcaGGAAAAGGATTCATGGCCTCACACACCTGAAGATGTGTTTTCTTCATGTGGTAGTGACTCAAGCAAAGAAGCCAAAAGGCTAACATCAGACAACACAGGCATGTCTGATCACTGCTTCAAGAGCAGCAATTTCGATTCTGGTGGTTGTGAACTCTGTGAAGATGATACTATCTTGGGAGACAAGTGTGTGGTGGAAAATGATAGTGCCTGTCAATATCCAACCAATCACATATCCCAAGCTGACAATGAACTCAGTTTTCTTGATAATGATGGTTGGCTGGATATAGGAGACTTTGAAGATGTTGACAGGATGTT AAGTTGCGATTTAACGTTTGGAACGGGAAGTCTCAATAATGAAGAGGAGTTTTGCTGGCTCTCATCTTGTCATGGTGCTGAAGGTTCTGATGATGCATTTAAGTCTGACTTCAAGTTTTCATATGCAGAAATGAGTCCATTGAAAAATATATCAGATTATAATATGGATTCCAAGGAAAGTATTGTAGGTCTTCCAATCAATGATTCCAACAAAAGATCATCTCCTGTTGATGAAAAAATCAGGTCTCAAATGGATGTTATTGATGATTGTGTCCCTGCTCCATTATCAATGTTCAGTGAGAGTGATTCAGACATGAAATCCGTTAATATAGATGACTTGCTGCCCAAAGAAAAG CTGCAGAGGAAGCTACCAAAGCCATCAGTGGGAAGGCGAAAAAACGGTTACCTACAAAATGGTGGTTCTGTTCATCCTTATGCTGCTCCAGAGCAATATGCAGATACAAAGCAATCCTTTGGATCCTCTTCCAGTGGGGTTACTTCTCTTGATAGCATCCAGAAACATAAGCTGAACATAGATTCTGATTCTTTAGTCTGTATACAGACACAAATTCCTATGACACGCCCAGACTATAGTCATGCTCCAAATCACACTCCCCTCTTTCCGACTTTGTCTGGATCAAGATCTGAGCATGATGGACATCTGTCTCCTCTTAAAGAATCATCTTATGCATCAAACATGGAGAGTTCTAATGGTCATTCTTTGGAGCCTGCGGCCTTGAAAACAAATGAGAATAGAGAAAAGTTGTATCATTGCTGTGATGGAACCCTGTTAAGTAGTaatttcaaaaatgaaaatatgccAAATCAAATGCCATTTCACAGTCTGGGCTCAGCTCAGCAAGTAGGTCATcagtttgaaaatgaaaatgaaggtCATAGTGAAGTTCAAGGAGTTGGCCTAGGCTTTTCACCAGAAATAGATTCATCAACAGTGCAGGAAAGCTCATCCATGGGCTCTGCTTTGGACCAAGCCTCACCTGAAGCAAATAGCTTTTGCCACCTGCAACAGATCATGGATCAG TTGGATATTAAAACCAAAATGTGCATTAGGGACAGTCTATACCGCTTGGCTAAGAGTGCTGAGCAAAGACATAATAATTCAAATGCAAATGGTTGCATTGGAGATGATGAAACATGCAAAGCAATGATGGCGCAGGATGCAAACAG GTGTGCCGGATTAATGGATATGGAAACTGACACAAACCCCATTGATCGGTCTGTAGCACACTTACTGTTTCACAGGCCCTCAGATCCATCGGTGTTGCTTCCTAACGAAACTTTACCTTTCAAATCCAGTGCCACG ATGCATAATGGATCAGTGATCAATCCACCAGTAAAGACTGAGAAACAGGTCTGTCAGGAAGATTCTACTGGAGTGGAAAAAAAGGTTTTACAGGGTAACACCTCATGA